From a region of the Synchiropus splendidus isolate RoL2022-P1 chromosome 12, RoL_Sspl_1.0, whole genome shotgun sequence genome:
- the tubb5 gene encoding tubulin beta-5 chain isoform X1, whose amino-acid sequence MREIVHIQAGQCGNQIGAKFWEVISDEHGIDPTGTYHGDSDLQLDRINVYYNEATGGKYVPRAILVDLEPGTMDSVRSGPFGQIFRPDNFVFGQSGAGNNWAKGHYTEGAELVDSVLDVVRKESESCDCLQGFQLTHSLGGGTGSGMGTLLISKIREEYPDRIMNTFSVVPSPKVSDTVVEPYNATLSVHQLVENTDETYCIDNEALYDICFRTLKLTTPTYGDLNHLVSATMSGVTTCLRFPGQLNADLRKLAVNMVPFPRLHFFMPGFAPLTSRGSQQYRALTVPELTQQVFDAKNMMAACDPRHGRYLTVAAVFRGRMSMKEVDEQMLNVQNKNSSYFVEWIPNNVKTAVCDIPPRGLKMAVTFIGNSTAIQELFKRISEQFTAMFRRKAFLHWYTGEGMDEMEFTEAESNMNDLVSEYQQYQDATADEEGEFDEEAEEDA is encoded by the exons ATGAGGGAAATCGTGCACATCCAGGCCGGCCAGTGCGGAAACCAGATCGGGGCGAAG TTCTGGGAGGTGATAAGCGACGAGCATGGCATTGATCCGACAGGGACGTACCATGGAGACAGCGACCTGCAGCTGGACAGGATCAACGTTTACTACAATGAGGCTACAG GAGGTAAATACGTGCCTAGGGCCATTCTGGTGGACTTGGAGCCAGGAACTATGGACTCTGTGAGGTCCGGACCCTTCGGCCAGATCTTCAGGCCTGACAACTTTGTGTTTG GTCAGAGTGGTGCTGGGAACAACTGGGCCAAGGGTCACTACACAGAAGGGGCCGAGTTAGTCGACTCTGTCCTGGATGTTGTGCGGAAAGAGTCTGAGAGCTGTGACTGTCTGCAGGGCTTCCAGCTCACCCACTCCCTTGGTGGAGGAACTGGATCCGGAATGGGAACCTTACTGATCAGTAAGATCCGTGAGGAATACCCCGACCGGATCATGAACACCTTCAGCGTAGTGCCTTCCCCCAAG GTGTCGGACACTGTAGTTGAGCCTTACAACGCGACCCTGTCAGTCCACCAGCTTGTGGAGAACACAGATGAAACCTACTGCATTGACAACGAGGCTCTCTATGACATCTGCTTCCGCACCCTCAAACTGACCACGCCCACCTATGGAGACCTTAACCACCTGGTGTCAGCCACCATGAGTGGCGTCACCACCTGCCTGCGCTTCCCCGGTCAGCTCAACGCTGATCTCCGCAAACTGGCCGTCAACATGGTGCCTTTCCCTCGATTGCACTTCTTCATGCCTGGCTTTGCTCCgctgaccagcagggggagccagCAGTATCGCGCGCTCACCGTTCCCGAGCTGACCCAGCAGGTATTCGACGCCAAGAACATGATGGCTGCCTGCGACCCGCGTCATGGCCGCTATCTCACGGTGGCTGCAGTGTTCCGCGGCCGCATGTCCATGAAGGAGGTCGATGAGCAGATGCTCAACGTCCAGAACAAGAACAGCAGTTACTTTGTGGAATGGATCCCCAACAACGTCAAGACAGCCGTGTGTGACATTCCGCCGCGAGGCCTCAAGATGGCCGTCACCTTCATCGGCAACAGCACAGCCATCCAAGAGCTGTTCAAGCGCATCTCCGAGCAGTTCACCGCCATGTTCCGTCGTAAAGCCTTCTTACACTGGTACACCGGGGAGGGGATGGATGAGATGGAGTTCACGGAGGCCGAGAGCAACATGAATGACCTGGTGTCAGAGTACCAGCAGTACCAGGACGCCACCGCCGACGAGGAGGGCGAGTTTGACGAGGAGGCTGAAGAAGACGCCTAA
- the tubb5 gene encoding tubulin beta-5 chain isoform X2 has product MREIVHIQAGQCGNQIGAKFWEVISDEHGIDPTGTYHGDSDLQLDRINVYYNEATGKYVPRAILVDLEPGTMDSVRSGPFGQIFRPDNFVFGQSGAGNNWAKGHYTEGAELVDSVLDVVRKESESCDCLQGFQLTHSLGGGTGSGMGTLLISKIREEYPDRIMNTFSVVPSPKVSDTVVEPYNATLSVHQLVENTDETYCIDNEALYDICFRTLKLTTPTYGDLNHLVSATMSGVTTCLRFPGQLNADLRKLAVNMVPFPRLHFFMPGFAPLTSRGSQQYRALTVPELTQQVFDAKNMMAACDPRHGRYLTVAAVFRGRMSMKEVDEQMLNVQNKNSSYFVEWIPNNVKTAVCDIPPRGLKMAVTFIGNSTAIQELFKRISEQFTAMFRRKAFLHWYTGEGMDEMEFTEAESNMNDLVSEYQQYQDATADEEGEFDEEAEEDA; this is encoded by the exons ATGAGGGAAATCGTGCACATCCAGGCCGGCCAGTGCGGAAACCAGATCGGGGCGAAG TTCTGGGAGGTGATAAGCGACGAGCATGGCATTGATCCGACAGGGACGTACCATGGAGACAGCGACCTGCAGCTGGACAGGATCAACGTTTACTACAATGAGGCTACAG GTAAATACGTGCCTAGGGCCATTCTGGTGGACTTGGAGCCAGGAACTATGGACTCTGTGAGGTCCGGACCCTTCGGCCAGATCTTCAGGCCTGACAACTTTGTGTTTG GTCAGAGTGGTGCTGGGAACAACTGGGCCAAGGGTCACTACACAGAAGGGGCCGAGTTAGTCGACTCTGTCCTGGATGTTGTGCGGAAAGAGTCTGAGAGCTGTGACTGTCTGCAGGGCTTCCAGCTCACCCACTCCCTTGGTGGAGGAACTGGATCCGGAATGGGAACCTTACTGATCAGTAAGATCCGTGAGGAATACCCCGACCGGATCATGAACACCTTCAGCGTAGTGCCTTCCCCCAAG GTGTCGGACACTGTAGTTGAGCCTTACAACGCGACCCTGTCAGTCCACCAGCTTGTGGAGAACACAGATGAAACCTACTGCATTGACAACGAGGCTCTCTATGACATCTGCTTCCGCACCCTCAAACTGACCACGCCCACCTATGGAGACCTTAACCACCTGGTGTCAGCCACCATGAGTGGCGTCACCACCTGCCTGCGCTTCCCCGGTCAGCTCAACGCTGATCTCCGCAAACTGGCCGTCAACATGGTGCCTTTCCCTCGATTGCACTTCTTCATGCCTGGCTTTGCTCCgctgaccagcagggggagccagCAGTATCGCGCGCTCACCGTTCCCGAGCTGACCCAGCAGGTATTCGACGCCAAGAACATGATGGCTGCCTGCGACCCGCGTCATGGCCGCTATCTCACGGTGGCTGCAGTGTTCCGCGGCCGCATGTCCATGAAGGAGGTCGATGAGCAGATGCTCAACGTCCAGAACAAGAACAGCAGTTACTTTGTGGAATGGATCCCCAACAACGTCAAGACAGCCGTGTGTGACATTCCGCCGCGAGGCCTCAAGATGGCCGTCACCTTCATCGGCAACAGCACAGCCATCCAAGAGCTGTTCAAGCGCATCTCCGAGCAGTTCACCGCCATGTTCCGTCGTAAAGCCTTCTTACACTGGTACACCGGGGAGGGGATGGATGAGATGGAGTTCACGGAGGCCGAGAGCAACATGAATGACCTGGTGTCAGAGTACCAGCAGTACCAGGACGCCACCGCCGACGAGGAGGGCGAGTTTGACGAGGAGGCTGAAGAAGACGCCTAA